One Desulfomonile tiedjei genomic window carries:
- a CDS encoding 50S ribosomal protein L9, translating to MEVILLEHIDELGTVGQTVKVKDGYARNFLLPRKLACTATQKNLNFYRTLIEAKQKKIAKAKGAAQQQAETMSAVTLTFVRKSRGEDARLFGSVTNSDVASALEAKGFEIDRKRITLSEPIKRLGEYKASVRLHPEVTADVTVTVVSEEQAQNAG from the coding sequence ATGGAAGTCATACTTCTCGAACATATCGACGAACTGGGAACGGTCGGACAGACGGTAAAGGTCAAGGACGGCTACGCGAGGAACTTCTTGCTGCCCAGGAAGCTGGCATGCACGGCCACGCAAAAGAACCTCAATTTTTATCGGACCCTGATAGAAGCCAAGCAGAAGAAGATCGCAAAAGCCAAGGGCGCAGCGCAGCAGCAGGCCGAGACCATGTCGGCCGTTACCCTGACGTTTGTTAGAAAGTCCAGGGGAGAAGATGCGCGGCTTTTCGGATCGGTCACCAATTCCGACGTGGCCTCGGCGCTTGAAGCCAAGGGATTTGAGATCGATAGAAAACGAATAACATTGTCCGAGCCGATTAAGAGGCTGGGTGAATACAAGGCCTCCGTGCGCCTCCATCCTGAGGTAACTGCCGACGTGACCGTGACCGTGGTCTCGGAGGAACAAGCGCAGAATGCCGGCTGA
- the atpB gene encoding F0F1 ATP synthase subunit A, whose translation MQSFWDKWGVTHGDLNNVMNTWLVMAILLIAAVLVKNKLEMIPRGSQNFWEVVVSTLEDIVVQTMGEHGKAYFPLIASLALFILSCNLIGIIPWFQSSTNNLNTTLALALVAFVTTHYVGIKAHGTHYVKHFLGPVPWLIPLMLPIELIGHFSRILSLSFRLFGNIMGEDLAIVILTLLVPYLVPLPMMFLQVFTSFIQTLVFIMLTMMYIVGSLEEAH comes from the coding sequence ATGCAGTCGTTCTGGGACAAATGGGGTGTTACGCACGGTGATCTGAACAACGTGATGAACACGTGGCTGGTTATGGCCATTCTGTTGATCGCAGCCGTTTTGGTGAAGAACAAGCTGGAGATGATCCCGAGGGGGTCCCAGAACTTTTGGGAGGTGGTGGTTTCAACCCTCGAAGACATCGTCGTTCAGACCATGGGGGAACACGGGAAAGCCTATTTCCCGCTGATAGCCTCCTTGGCCCTTTTCATCCTTTCATGCAACTTGATAGGGATTATTCCCTGGTTTCAGTCATCCACAAACAATCTGAATACGACCCTGGCATTGGCTCTGGTGGCCTTTGTCACGACGCATTACGTAGGGATAAAGGCGCATGGCACACATTACGTGAAGCACTTTCTCGGACCGGTGCCGTGGCTTATTCCACTGATGCTGCCCATCGAATTGATCGGCCACTTCAGCCGAATACTCTCACTCAGCTTCCGTCTCTTCGGGAACATTATGGGTGAAGATTTGGCAATAGTTATTCTCACCCTTTTGGTCCCATATCTGGTCCCGTTGCCGATGATGTTTTTGCAGGTGTTCACTTCTTTCATACAGACCCTCGTTTTCATCATGCTGACCATGATGTACATCGTGGGATCGTTGGAAGAGGCTCACTGA
- a CDS encoding 30S ribosomal protein S18, producing MSKPPRRRPFPRTKVCRFCADPSIRMDYKEPNILRSFVTERGKIIPRRISGNCAKHQRQLTTAIKRARNIAMLPFTVPRR from the coding sequence ATGAGCAAGCCTCCAAGGCGTCGCCCTTTCCCACGAACCAAGGTTTGCCGTTTCTGCGCGGATCCCTCTATAAGGATGGACTATAAGGAACCCAACATCCTCAGATCTTTTGTAACAGAGCGAGGCAAGATCATTCCCAGGAGGATTTCCGGTAATTGCGCGAAGCATCAACGACAACTGACCACGGCCATTAAGAGGGCCAGGAATATAGCAATGCTGCCCTTCACCGTGCCGCGACGATAA
- a CDS encoding SMI1/KNR4 family protein, with product MTSRKEIIEEELGVKVPEQYAVFLDKYGIFYAPGIEIYGISDTLLGYDGLPCVIGATQIYRRTEGLPHRFLVIQHTGLEDEMICLDTEDEKVYSLSRAYGKDKVADSFDEWFQKDIIEYLKERDQKLKRSNKEPEQIIDLDWLRLNRDDT from the coding sequence ATGACATCAAGAAAAGAAATCATTGAAGAAGAGCTGGGGGTGAAAGTTCCAGAACAGTACGCTGTTTTCCTTGACAAATATGGTATCTTTTACGCTCCAGGCATTGAGATTTACGGAATCAGCGATACTCTTTTGGGTTATGATGGTCTTCCTTGCGTGATAGGGGCCACGCAGATTTACAGGAGAACAGAGGGCCTCCCTCATCGCTTTCTCGTCATCCAACACACAGGACTCGAGGATGAGATGATTTGCCTCGATACAGAGGATGAAAAGGTTTATTCACTCAGCCGTGCATACGGAAAAGATAAGGTTGCGGATTCCTTTGATGAATGGTTTCAAAAGGACATCATCGAGTATCTGAAAGAAAGGGATCAGAAGCTCAAACGTTCTAACAAAGAACCCGAACAGATTATTGACCTGGATTGGCTCCGGTTGAACCGGGACGATACTTAG
- a CDS encoding HNH/ENDO VII family nuclease, protein MIETDEQRRWWFATHPEFSWSHKGGKDSGEGGEKSEDDKVLPEDVDAYVDHALKHVDGPVADLLRSVKRNFGTEGTFEEDPESEAFGWDVEAGGRLGPRGGGGRRRREEIRDRFHMTRGHRQALDMIEAELGRAGANPRDYQFTFFRNHFVAQRNSTFNPVQRDRDGRTNIERMEQGLAPYGRDGKAVVLHHLNQMRGGPLIELTTSEHNSIPVRREPSQINRSESGTFRESYWQARAQSFRNK, encoded by the coding sequence ATGATCGAAACTGACGAGCAGCGGCGCTGGTGGTTTGCCACTCACCCGGAATTTAGTTGGAGCCATAAAGGAGGAAAAGATAGCGGAGAAGGAGGAGAAAAGAGCGAGGACGACAAGGTCCTCCCGGAAGATGTTGACGCCTATGTAGACCACGCCCTCAAGCACGTCGACGGACCCGTGGCAGATCTGCTCAGGTCTGTTAAACGAAATTTCGGTACGGAAGGGACTTTTGAGGAAGACCCAGAATCAGAAGCCTTCGGATGGGACGTTGAGGCAGGCGGCAGGCTTGGGCCACGTGGAGGCGGAGGAAGACGCCGAAGGGAGGAAATAAGAGACAGGTTCCATATGACCCGCGGGCACCGTCAAGCGCTAGACATGATTGAAGCTGAATTGGGGCGTGCGGGGGCCAATCCTCGCGACTACCAATTCACTTTTTTTCGCAACCACTTTGTCGCTCAGCGCAACAGCACTTTCAATCCTGTTCAAAGAGACAGAGACGGTCGGACGAATATCGAGCGTATGGAACAGGGGCTAGCCCCGTACGGTAGAGACGGCAAGGCCGTTGTTCTTCACCACTTGAATCAGATGAGAGGGGGACCATTGATTGAACTCACCACCTCGGAGCACAATTCTATTCCAGTCCGTCGAGAACCTTCGCAAATAAACAGAAGTGAATCGGGCACGTTTAGAGAGAGCTATTGGCAGGCACGAGCGCAATCATTTAGAAACAAATAA
- the rpsF gene encoding 30S ribosomal protein S6 codes for MRRYESVIILDPELADDDIKNFTERYSTLIKTNGGEIIKIEDWGFKRLAYLVKKKERGRYILFDFVGLPALIAEMERQLKIADEVMKFLSVKLDEDVDLEAFKAASEEKAAAEAAKLAPPEPAPAAAEVAEPAAQEPEEPAKAPEVAEPAAQEAGEPEKVAEIAEPAAQEPEEPAKAAEAAQTEEAPKSAGPAGGESSEGAPKAKKEEE; via the coding sequence ATGCGACGCTACGAGTCCGTCATCATCCTCGACCCCGAACTCGCGGATGACGACATCAAGAATTTCACCGAACGATACAGCACCCTCATCAAGACCAACGGCGGGGAAATCATCAAGATCGAAGACTGGGGTTTCAAGAGGCTCGCCTATCTGGTCAAGAAAAAAGAGAGGGGGCGGTACATCTTATTCGATTTTGTGGGCCTTCCCGCGTTGATTGCCGAAATGGAAAGGCAGTTGAAAATCGCCGACGAGGTCATGAAATTCCTCAGCGTTAAACTGGATGAGGATGTGGACCTCGAAGCCTTTAAGGCAGCATCCGAGGAGAAAGCCGCAGCGGAAGCCGCCAAGTTGGCCCCACCGGAACCAGCTCCGGCAGCGGCTGAAGTGGCCGAACCAGCAGCTCAGGAACCGGAAGAGCCTGCAAAGGCCCCTGAAGTAGCCGAACCCGCGGCCCAGGAGGCGGGAGAGCCGGAGAAAGTCGCTGAAATAGCCGAACCCGCGGCCCAGGAACCGGAAGAGCCCGCAAAAGCCGCTGAAGCCGCGCAAACAGAAGAAGCACCGAAAAGTGCCGGACCGGCAGGTGGAGAGTCGTCAGAGGGCGCTCCTAAAGCCAAGAAAGAGGAGGAATAA
- the atpE gene encoding ATP synthase F0 subunit C has product MRRNLIAGLTILGITLLSSVAFAAEMSPAMAPIIQWTVLAAGLAIGLGAIGSGIGMGTAIGGACEGTSRNPEAGGRILTTMIIGLAMIESLTIYALVIALILMFGNPYIKL; this is encoded by the coding sequence ATGAGAAGAAATCTTATCGCCGGACTTACGATTCTGGGAATCACCCTGCTCTCGAGCGTGGCCTTTGCAGCCGAAATGAGCCCCGCGATGGCTCCCATCATTCAGTGGACCGTTCTTGCAGCGGGTCTCGCAATCGGCCTTGGCGCCATCGGAAGCGGCATCGGCATGGGAACCGCTATTGGTGGAGCTTGCGAAGGCACCTCAAGGAACCCGGAAGCCGGTGGCCGAATCCTGACCACTATGATCATCGGTCTGGCCATGATCGAGTCTCTGACCATTTACGCTCTGGTCATAGCGCTCATTCTCATGTTCGGTAATCCGTACATCAAATTATAG
- the dnaB gene encoding replicative DNA helicase, whose translation MPAETSGTTRLPPQFPEGERAILGGLLLDNDALPKVAALLSAEDFYREAHRHVFNAILDLFGKNEPVDWITLTATLKKSGLLEAVGGAAFLTELIDAVPSAANILHYTKVVKEKAVLRQLISAATEISTRCYEDQPEIDHFLDEAEQIVFRIGEARIQSGFVHVRPLMTESFKTIERLYDRKENITGVSSGFKDLDNLTAGFQPSDLIIIAGRPSMGKTSLALNIAMHAAIEAGTPTGVFSLEMSKEQIALRVLCARAGVNLKSLRTGFLTSEDWGHLTLAVGNISDSPLFIDDSPAINTLEIRAKARRLKKEHDLGLIIVDYLQLMRGATKSDFREQEISEISRSLKALAKELEVPVIALSQLNRKVEERPNKRPQLADLRESGAIEQDADVIIFIYRDEVYNKSEDNPKKGEAEIIIGKQRNGPIGMVTAVFDARFSTFRPYTQREEAPDDSAILSNL comes from the coding sequence ATGCCGGCTGAAACGAGCGGTACCACACGACTACCCCCGCAATTTCCGGAAGGCGAACGCGCGATTCTGGGGGGGTTGCTCCTTGACAACGACGCGTTGCCAAAAGTCGCGGCATTGCTGTCAGCCGAGGATTTCTACCGCGAAGCGCATCGCCATGTATTCAATGCCATTCTGGATCTCTTCGGCAAGAATGAACCCGTCGACTGGATTACCCTCACCGCGACGCTCAAGAAGTCAGGCCTTCTCGAAGCGGTGGGCGGCGCGGCATTTCTTACGGAGCTGATCGACGCTGTCCCGAGTGCGGCCAATATTCTGCACTACACAAAGGTAGTGAAAGAAAAGGCCGTTCTCAGGCAGCTGATCTCCGCGGCTACGGAGATCAGCACCCGATGCTATGAGGATCAACCCGAAATTGACCACTTCCTGGATGAGGCGGAACAGATCGTCTTCAGGATCGGTGAGGCCAGGATCCAGTCGGGCTTTGTTCATGTCCGTCCCTTGATGACGGAAAGCTTCAAGACCATTGAACGCCTGTACGACCGGAAAGAGAACATTACCGGCGTATCTTCCGGATTTAAGGACCTTGATAATCTTACTGCCGGATTCCAGCCCTCGGACCTGATAATCATCGCGGGCCGGCCCTCGATGGGCAAAACCTCATTGGCCCTTAACATAGCAATGCACGCGGCAATAGAAGCGGGGACCCCAACGGGAGTATTCTCGCTGGAAATGAGCAAGGAACAGATTGCCCTAAGGGTGCTCTGTGCCAGGGCTGGGGTCAATCTCAAAAGCCTCCGGACCGGGTTCCTGACTTCGGAGGATTGGGGCCATCTTACTCTTGCGGTAGGAAATATTTCGGATTCCCCCCTTTTCATTGACGACTCGCCGGCGATCAACACCCTGGAGATCAGGGCAAAAGCGCGGCGCCTGAAGAAGGAACATGACCTGGGATTGATAATTGTGGATTACCTCCAACTCATGAGAGGGGCCACCAAGTCGGATTTTCGAGAGCAGGAGATATCGGAAATCTCACGGTCTCTGAAGGCCTTAGCCAAAGAACTGGAAGTCCCTGTCATAGCTCTCTCACAGCTCAACCGTAAGGTGGAGGAACGTCCAAATAAGAGGCCGCAACTCGCTGACTTGAGAGAATCGGGCGCGATCGAACAGGACGCGGACGTGATAATTTTCATATACAGGGACGAGGTCTACAACAAGAGCGAAGACAATCCGAAGAAGGGCGAAGCGGAAATCATCATCGGCAAGCAGCGCAACGGCCCCATCGGAATGGTCACCGCAGTATTTGACGCCAGATTCTCCACTTTCCGGCCATACACTCAAAGAGAAGAAGCCCCCGACGACTCGGCCATCCTGTCGAACCTTTAG
- a CDS encoding DUF5309 family protein: MAETAFDFMKIWTQGDQDSEFKMKAVLLDGLDSVVQAQSDVLSRIEVDRPVSGPVVRWMEEWGYPSTLTAQLIGNTMAFTGHLFGKIVNRESVRKVIREGTILERPTDGCQVKVASVDGTTASVAAYGNSLLTDNPEPVRWDIIAEVWSDYRDASDSRSLDRTFREVGTQIFAETFEIPKTRKNTRYQVVPYEVEHQIIALVSKLRRQLAYAVLRSRPFHDGSQFIWGNKTEEPTMCGLCTWPIVTQSEFPNPNVWVNKGGQALAKPDLDNLVRQLWLDEHADYNKGDWWIVCHPSTHQFILDFDISYRQMKKEDKSIGFQVDEFHSKVGKTFPIMSEPFMRPGVLIVVNFDAFKYGYYANDFLERREIPTQGRYQRWLISFQTYGVVARNPRANIGMIYGLPAD, translated from the coding sequence ATGGCTGAAACTGCTTTTGATTTTATGAAAATCTGGACCCAGGGTGACCAGGACTCGGAATTCAAAATGAAAGCGGTGCTGCTCGACGGCCTGGATTCCGTTGTCCAGGCCCAGAGCGATGTCCTATCAAGGATCGAGGTCGATCGGCCCGTATCCGGGCCGGTGGTCCGGTGGATGGAAGAATGGGGTTACCCATCCACACTGACCGCCCAATTGATCGGGAATACCATGGCTTTCACCGGGCATCTTTTCGGGAAGATCGTCAACCGCGAGTCTGTTCGCAAAGTGATTCGAGAAGGAACCATTCTCGAACGGCCAACTGACGGATGCCAAGTGAAGGTTGCTTCTGTGGACGGGACAACGGCTTCAGTGGCCGCCTACGGCAATAGCCTTTTGACGGACAACCCGGAACCTGTGAGGTGGGACATCATTGCCGAGGTGTGGTCGGATTATCGAGATGCGTCGGACTCTCGATCGCTCGACAGGACCTTCCGTGAGGTTGGGACTCAGATATTCGCCGAAACATTTGAGATCCCCAAGACGAGAAAAAACACCAGATACCAAGTCGTGCCATATGAAGTTGAGCATCAGATTATCGCTCTAGTCAGCAAACTCAGGCGACAGCTTGCATATGCGGTTCTCAGATCGCGTCCTTTCCACGACGGATCGCAGTTCATCTGGGGAAATAAGACAGAGGAACCTACGATGTGCGGGCTCTGTACGTGGCCGATTGTCACTCAAAGCGAGTTCCCTAATCCGAATGTGTGGGTCAACAAGGGGGGACAAGCTCTTGCGAAGCCCGATCTGGACAACCTGGTACGTCAACTCTGGCTCGACGAGCATGCGGATTACAATAAAGGCGACTGGTGGATCGTCTGTCATCCGAGCACGCACCAGTTCATCCTCGACTTTGACATTTCCTACCGACAGATGAAAAAAGAGGATAAATCCATTGGATTCCAAGTAGATGAATTCCATTCCAAAGTTGGCAAGACCTTTCCTATCATGTCCGAACCCTTCATGCGGCCTGGAGTGCTGATCGTGGTCAATTTCGACGCGTTCAAGTACGGGTACTATGCCAATGACTTCCTGGAGCGCAGAGAGATTCCCACCCAAGGCCGATACCAGCGCTGGCTGATCTCCTTCCAAACCTACGGCGTCGTGGCCCGGAATCCCAGAGCAAACATCGGCATGATCTACGGCCTGCCAGCAGATTAG